In Williamsoniiplasma luminosum, the genomic stretch TATTTCTCTTTCCAACATCTTATTTTTACTGGATGTAAAAATAAATGTTTTTTTAAGTTTTTATTCTAATTTTAAGTTTTTAAATTAAAATTCAAGATTCATCAACATAATTTGCATCATCTTTATTAATTAAATCATAATACAAATTTCCTTCATTATGGTCTAGTTCATGCTGAAAAACAATTGACGAGTAGCCTCTTAGTGTTAATTTTACATTTTTTTTCGTTAAATAATCATAACCTTCAACATCAATTTTGTATGCACGAGGGACAATTCCTTCGCGATCACCATCAACACTTAAACAACCTTCACCAGATTCAATGGCGCAAATTTGCGCACTTTTAGCTAGATATTTCGGGTTGATCATTGCATATTCTTCGATTGAAACTTCAACATTATCAGTTGAAGTTTCATCCTCATTTATATCATCTTCATCATTAAAAACAGGTCATTCAATACGCATGTAAAACATGTTTTTGTTCACACCAATTTGTGGGGCTGCAAGCCCAACAGCTGGTCTTAAATGATCTGGATTATTGGCATCATTTAAAATTGAATCTTGAGAATAACGCACAAAATCAATTAATTTTTGCATGCAAATTTCGTCTTCAACACTTAAATTATTTACATCTTCTACATTAGAACTAAAAGCACGAATTATTTTTTCATTTGCATCTTTGATTAATCATTTATTTGATGGTATTTCCTTCTGTAATAAATTATCAATATTAAATTTCATAAAAACCTCATTAGAAATTATACAACATTTTTAGATAAGTGTTTTATAATATAAAAATAAGAAAGAGCACCATGATTGTAATAAGCGGAAAATATAAAGGCAAAAAACTAAAAACATTACCAGGCATGAACACTCGACCAACAAGTGCTCGAGTGAAAGAAGATATGTTTAACATGTTGAATAACTACTTCATTTTTGAAGGTAAAACCTCATTAGATTTGTTTGGTGGCAGCGGGGCTTTAAGTATTGAAGGGCTTAGTCGCGGAATTAAATTAGCCTATATCAATGACCATTTTCCTGCTGCAATGGATGTGATTAAACAAAATTTAAAAACAATTGACCCATCAACTTATCAGCTATCAACTTGAGATTTTTCAACAATATTGGATAATTTTAAGAATAATGGCAAAAAAGTTGATTTAATTTATTTAGATCCACCATTTACGCACTTAGAATATTACGATAGCTTTTTTGCTAAAGTTCTAGATTATCAAATTTTAAATAATTGAGGGATCATCTTAACCGAATCTCCAGTTCCGTTAAATTTATTACAATTACCAAAATTAACCCTTTTAAAATACAAATTTTTAAAAAATAAACATCTATATATTTTTAGATTAGAAAGAGAAGAAAATGAATAAATATCAACATAAACCAAGGATGATTGTGGTTTCAGGACCAAGTGGAGTTGGTAAAGGTAGCATCAACACCAAATTAAGAGAAGATGAGCACTTAAATTTGGCTTTCTCGGTTTCCATGACCACAAGAAAACCGAGAAATGGAGAAATTGATGGTGTGCATTATTTTTTTGTCACTCGTGAACAATTTGAACAAGCAATTGCTAACAAAGAATTGATTGAATATGCAGAATTTGTTGGTAATTACTATGGCACACCCCGAAAATATGTTGAAGACCAAATCAAAAATGGTAAAAATGTAATTTTAGAAATTGAAGTTGATGGTGCAACTCAAGCGATTAAAAATGAAAAAAATGTTTTATCAATTTTCTTAATGCCCCCAACTTTAGAAGAACTTGCATCAAGACTGCAAGGAAGACAATCTGAGCCATTAGATGTGATTAAATCACGATTAGATAAGGCGATGTTAGAAGTGCCTTTAAAACATAATTATCAATATGTTGTGGAAAATGATACTGTTGGGAATGCTGTTGAAAAAATTACTGATATTTTAGAAAAAGAAAAAGCAGCGATTTGTCAAAACCAAACAATTTATGATCAATTAAAAAAATTGATCACTAAAATTGTTAAAGAAAAATATATGTTCTTTGTTGAAAATTGAGAAGTGAATATTAAGACATTAAAAGACAAAGGTTTGATCACAACCAAAGAATATAAAGGTTTTGATGCAGAAGATAAATTGATCAACACCTTAACTGAAAATGTTTATCATCGCAATTTAGCGCATGGTGATTTCAAAGACCTTTTGAGTGAAAAATATTTAATTAATCGCGTTGAACGTTTGATGTTTAAAATCAACTTCTTTAGTATTGCGCAAAAATATGATGATTAAAAAGACTGCTCGTTATCAAGCTTGAGAAATTCTTGTCAAAGTCTTTCAACAAAAACAATATTCCAATATTTTATTAAATAATCTGGCTAAATCAAATCTTGATGTAAAAAGTAAAAATTTTATTTTTGCCCTTGTTCATGGAACAATCAAAAATAAAATGTTTTTAGATTACTTAACTAAAAAACTAATTGATTTTAGAAAAACACCAATCAATCTTCAAATATTATTATGAATGAGTTTGTACCAAATTCATTTCATGGATCGAGTTCAAGGATATGCAATTACCAATGAAGCTGTTGAAATTGCTAAAACTTTTGTTGAACCTAAAATCGCTGGAGTCGTGAATGCGAGCTTAAAAAAAGTTTTGGCAACACCTGATTTTTTTACAATTAGTTTTAATGATCAAGAAAAAGAATTGTGTTTATTACATTCATTTCCTTTTGAACTATTCAAACAAATCAAAAATGATTATGGTCTTGAAATTGCGACAAAAATTGTCCAAGATTCATTGCAAATACCAACCATTAGTTTTAGAGTTAACACCTTAAAAATCGAAACAAATAAATTTTATGAACAATATCAAGATGAATATGGATTGTCTCATGGCATTGCCAAAGATGGTTTAATTGCGAGCAAAGCAATTGTTAATAGTCCAATTTATCAGAATGGTTTAATTAATATTCAAGATCAAGCATCAATTTTAGTCGGAGAAATTGCAGATCCAAAACCAAATATGAATGTTTTAGATATGTGTAGTGCTCCGGGTGGAAAATTAACTCATCTTGCAGCTTTGATGCAAGACACAAAATATCTTGTTGGCAATGAAATTAGCGTTCATAAAATGCATTTAATTGAGGAAAATATTCAAAGATTAGGCATTAAAAATATCATTTTAAAAAATCAAGATGCAAGAAAATTTGATGATCAAAACTTTTTTGATTTAATTTTATTAGATGCTCCTTGTTCTGGTTTTGGCGTTTTTAAACGCAAACCAGAAATTAAATTAAACTACAATTCAATTGATACAGTCAGTTTGGTTCAACTTCAAAAAGAGTTGTTAGAGACAGCATATTTTAATTTAAAAAATGGTGGAGAATTAGTTTATTCAACATGCACAATCAATAAGGCAGAATGTTCTGATCAAATCCAAAACTTTATTAATCAACATCAAGATATGAAGATTATTTCTGAAAAACAAATTTTTGGATTCGAAAATAACACTGATGGATTTTATATTTGTAAATTAAAGAAAAGCGACAAAATCGTCTAAAATAAAATTTTATAACCCAAAAAAGGGGTTTTTTTGTTAAAAATTTTATTTTAGACGATAAAAAAGGTTACTTTTCTTTTTTTATTCCTAATCTTTAATGGAGGTTATGATGAAAACAATATGAACAATTTTACCAAATGTGTTAAGTGTAGCAGCCCCAACCATTAATCCAATGGTTTGTCGAGCAGCAGCTACACCACCACCAAAACAAGAAGAAATAGATAGTTATGATTATAAAGATGGTTTTTTTATTAAGGAATTTCAATATCCAATAGCACAAGGTGATGATCATTTATCCTTATTGATCGATAAAAAATCTGAGACAATTATTAAACTAGATGAGTATGATAAAAAACTTATTAGATTAGGGTTTTTAAAACCAAAATTAAAATTTGATTGGCATGGGGAAATAGAAAATCCCTCTCCAACTGCTGGAACAAATTTAGGTTATAAACACCCAGGAGACTCCAAACATGAAATATTATTAAACAATCACGGCTTTTCAGACATAACAAAACTTGGAATCCGATTTAATGTTTTTACCAATTATAATCTTGGAGATATTAATGTTGCATATCAATCCAAAATGAAATTATTTTTTGATAAAAATTATGATATTAATATAAGTTCATTTATAGAAAACGATACTTCTGGTGATCGCACCAAACTAGAAGAAGATGTTAAAAAATATTGAGGGACTGCATATTATCGATGACAAATGACAAACATTAGATTAAGTTATGAATTAGCCTTTCCAATCAAAGAGTTAAAAAATAACATATTAAATTTTGATTACACATTAGATTTTCAAAAACTCGATGATTTTAATTTATTGTTTTTAAATAAAATTAAAGATAATGCATGATTTCAAAAAAATGAGTTGTTAAAATGATTTGATGTCGAGAAAATATCAAGCAATGATGTTAACCGCTTGTTGTTGTATTCAAATCCAGGTGAAATCACAATAAATTTAAAAGTACGATTTAAAGATCGTTATAATTTAAAATTGTTTAAATTACTTGATCCAGATGATTTCATTATTAAAATTAAAGTTAATAAATTTTTAGATTTAAATAAAATTAATTTAAACAAAAACGAAATTATTGTTCATGATCCAGACGAAGTGATAGAAAAGTTTAAGCAAGACAATAGTCATTATGCAAAACTGCTTAATGACAAAGTTCAATACAAAATTTTAGGAACCAAATTAGTTTTGGAATCAAATGATAAAAATATTAAAGGCAAACTTGAAATACCATTCAAAATAAAAAGTGAAGATAAGATTAAGTTAGAAGAATTAGATGGTGATTTAGGGAATTTCATCGAAACAAAAATCACAGATAGATTTTTGTTTGAAAAATTTAAAACAAAAAATATTGCTAAAATTCCATTAGCTAAATTTGATGATTTTTTATTCATAAATGATACTTTTTATTCTAAAAATTCAAAGTATATTGGTTCGAAAAAAGTTATATATAAATTGATTGAAGGAGCTAAAAACCCCAAACTATCAAGTACCAATTTTACGTTCGATTTAGGAGATGTAACCTTTTCTTCAAAGGACAAAATGGAGCAAGAATTGCTTGAAAATTTCTTAACAACAAACAAATTAGATTTAGATTTTAAGCAATGAAATATTGAAAAAAATGATGGTAAATACTGGGTTAAAAACACTAAAAACAATTACCTTGGTGCTGTGCAATTAGATTTCAAAGAAGCGAACACTTTCCAAGAAATGGGGGACAAGATAATCCCTCCAAAAAGTTCAAAAAGTATTTTTATTTGACTAATAGTTGGATTTTTAGGAGTCATTGCTTTATCTGTCTTTTTATACTTAGTGAAAAAATTTAAAAAGAAATAACCTATATTTTGGTAAAATATATTAAATGAGGTAGTGGATGAAATACAAAGCAGCTGGTCTAACGGACGTTGGTAATTATCGTAAAAATAATCAAGATGATTTTGCTTTTTGTTCAAATAAACAAAATAACTTTTTTGCGATTGTTTGTGACGGTTTAGGAGGGCATGTTGGGGGCGAAATCGCTTCACATATGGCTGTTGCTGAATTTATCGGTTTGTTTAAACAAACCGATTTTTCTATTTTAACCAACACTGAAATTAATCTTTGATTAAGAGAAAGTGTTTATCAAATTTTAAAAATTATGAGTAATAAAGCTCAAAAATCACCCGAAATCAAAGATATGGGTACAACACTAACAGCGATTCTTTTTGCAAATGAAAAAGGTTTTGTCGTGAATATCGGTGATTCTCGAACACATAAATTTACCAAAAATAAAATATATCAAATTACTAAGGATCAAAACCTTTTAAATTCAACATCAAAAGAAGACCGCAAAAACCTCAAACAACCAAATGTATTTGGACCACAATTAAATGAAATTACTTATTGAAAAGTTTTAACATCAGCATTAGGTCCTACTAAAACTTTAAAAATCGACACTTACATGGTCAATGAACCTAAAGGTTTATATTTTTTAACAAGTGATGGTGTGCATGATCATCTTGAAGATTACACAACAATTGATATTTTAGCCAACAAAAGTTCGTTAAAGAAAAAAGGTAAAGAATTAATTGATTTAGCTAAATCTAATCTTTCAACAGATAATTTAACTGTTGTTTTAGTGGAGGTTAAGTAATGATTTCGAAGCCTGTTAATGATGCTTTCAAAATTGGGGATTTGTTTGCTGGGAGATATTTAATTTTAGAACAAATTGGAGCAGGTGGTTTTGCTGTGGTTTTTAAAGCACAAGATTTGGGTTCAGCTTCTGATGTTAAACCACTGGTTGCTTTAAAAATTATGCAAATTGATATGAATATGACAGATGAAGAACGTGCTAAAACTCAGCAATCTTTAAATTTAGAAAAAGATGCTTTTGCTAAATTTACGTTTTCTGAAAATGTTGTAAGTTTGAAAAATTTTGCTCAAATAGATTCCTATTTTTACATGGTTTTAGAATTGGTTGATGGTAAACAACATTTTGGTCAAATGTTTAAAAACTATGTTAATCAATTATCAACTCAAGAAATCATTTATTATTTTTCTCAAATCGGACAAGGATTATCAGAAATTCACAATGCCGGAATTGCTCATAGAGATGTAAAACCTGCTAACATCATGATCACAAAAGATGAAGTTGTTAAAATTTCTGATTTTGGAATTGCAAGATTTTTAGATATTTTAAAATACGACAATCCTAGTTCTGAATCGTTTCAAGGAACACCAAAATTTTCAGCGCCGGAACAATCTTGAAACTTTAAGGAAAGTTATACCCAAAGTGATATTTATTCAGTTGGAATTATGCTTTATGAATTTTCAACAGGTGTTCCACCATTTGAACAATTTTGGCTTTTTAACAAAAATCCAAAAGGCGATAATCAAAAGTATCGCTATATGTTATCTCAGCAAACTAAAGAAAAACTGATACGACCAAGAATTTTTAATCCGAATATTCCTCAATCGTTAGAAAATATTATTGTGAAAGCTTTGGCAAAAGATGTTAGTGATCGATTTCAAACTTTCAAGGAATTTGTTGATGATTTACAAAACATTTTGATAAATATTAATGCTAAGGAAACCCCATTGTTTAATGAAATTAAGAATAAAAATTTTAAAAAAACGAATAAATTACAATTTGAACGTTTTTTTAAAATATTTGAAAAACAAATTATCATTTGGTTTTGTGTTTCAATAGCTTTAATATTGTTAAGTTTAGTAGTTTTTTTGATTGTTAGTTAGGTGGTAGTTTATGAATAAAGGTGTAATAGTTAAAATTGGAAGTAATACAAGTCATGTGTTAGCAGGTGAACAAAT encodes the following:
- the gmk gene encoding guanylate kinase, translating into MNKYQHKPRMIVVSGPSGVGKGSINTKLREDEHLNLAFSVSMTTRKPRNGEIDGVHYFFVTREQFEQAIANKELIEYAEFVGNYYGTPRKYVEDQIKNGKNVILEIEVDGATQAIKNEKNVLSIFLMPPTLEELASRLQGRQSEPLDVIKSRLDKAMLEVPLKHNYQYVVENDTVGNAVEKITDILEKEKAAICQNQTIYDQLKKLITKIVKEKYMFFVENWEVNIKTLKDKGLITTKEYKGFDAEDKLINTLTENVYHRNLAHGDFKDLLSEKYLINRVERLMFKINFFSIAQKYDD
- a CDS encoding RsmD family RNA methyltransferase, which encodes MIVISGKYKGKKLKTLPGMNTRPTSARVKEDMFNMLNNYFIFEGKTSLDLFGGSGALSIEGLSRGIKLAYINDHFPAAMDVIKQNLKTIDPSTYQLSTWDFSTILDNFKNNGKKVDLIYLDPPFTHLEYYDSFFAKVLDYQILNNWGIILTESPVPLNLLQLPKLTLLKYKFLKNKHLYIFRLEREENE
- the rsmB gene encoding 16S rRNA (cytosine(967)-C(5))-methyltransferase RsmB — its product is MIKKTARYQAWEILVKVFQQKQYSNILLNNLAKSNLDVKSKNFIFALVHGTIKNKMFLDYLTKKLIDFRKTPINLQILLWMSLYQIHFMDRVQGYAITNEAVEIAKTFVEPKIAGVVNASLKKVLATPDFFTISFNDQEKELCLLHSFPFELFKQIKNDYGLEIATKIVQDSLQIPTISFRVNTLKIETNKFYEQYQDEYGLSHGIAKDGLIASKAIVNSPIYQNGLINIQDQASILVGEIADPKPNMNVLDMCSAPGGKLTHLAALMQDTKYLVGNEISVHKMHLIEENIQRLGIKNIILKNQDARKFDDQNFFDLILLDAPCSGFGVFKRKPEIKLNYNSIDTVSLVQLQKELLETAYFNLKNGGELVYSTCTINKAECSDQIQNFINQHQDMKIISEKQIFGFENNTDGFYICKLKKSDKIV
- a CDS encoding peptide deformylase produces the protein MKFNIDNLLQKEIPSNKWLIKDANEKIIRAFSSNVEDVNNLSVEDEICMQKLIDFVRYSQDSILNDANNPDHLRPAVGLAAPQIGVNKNMFYMRIEWPVFNDEDDINEDETSTDNVEVSIEEYAMINPKYLAKSAQICAIESGEGCLSVDGDREGIVPRAYKIDVEGYDYLTKKNVKLTLRGYSSIVFQHELDHNEGNLYYDLINKDDANYVDESWILI
- a CDS encoding serine/threonine-protein kinase; translated protein: MISKPVNDAFKIGDLFAGRYLILEQIGAGGFAVVFKAQDLGSASDVKPLVALKIMQIDMNMTDEERAKTQQSLNLEKDAFAKFTFSENVVSLKNFAQIDSYFYMVLELVDGKQHFGQMFKNYVNQLSTQEIIYYFSQIGQGLSEIHNAGIAHRDVKPANIMITKDEVVKISDFGIARFLDILKYDNPSSESFQGTPKFSAPEQSWNFKESYTQSDIYSVGIMLYEFSTGVPPFEQFWLFNKNPKGDNQKYRYMLSQQTKEKLIRPRIFNPNIPQSLENIIVKALAKDVSDRFQTFKEFVDDLQNILININAKETPLFNEIKNKNFKKTNKLQFERFFKIFEKQIIIWFCVSIALILLSLVVFLIVS
- a CDS encoding PP2C family protein-serine/threonine phosphatase, which gives rise to MKYKAAGLTDVGNYRKNNQDDFAFCSNKQNNFFAIVCDGLGGHVGGEIASHMAVAEFIGLFKQTDFSILTNTEINLWLRESVYQILKIMSNKAQKSPEIKDMGTTLTAILFANEKGFVVNIGDSRTHKFTKNKIYQITKDQNLLNSTSKEDRKNLKQPNVFGPQLNEITYWKVLTSALGPTKTLKIDTYMVNEPKGLYFLTSDGVHDHLEDYTTIDILANKSSLKKKGKELIDLAKSNLSTDNLTVVLVEVK